A portion of the Eulemur rufifrons isolate Redbay chromosome 30, OSU_ERuf_1, whole genome shotgun sequence genome contains these proteins:
- the H1-7 gene encoding testis-specific H1 histone, which yields MAEAAETSGETQDNEVKTQKPMENAPERPVRRNPCSVLKVSLLLLRAIGAHKGLTLASLKKELGNAGYEMCRNSGRHWGDTPRPEVKGTLLRVSGSDAAGCFKVWKIPKPKTKLGRPRVGKGVRSPRRIPPGRRSPRKHHVRRRKAEKARDTWSGKARVNARVRRVRPRAKNQVPVGAEGGARTKVVDDRRGRTTKEDSKPKSGEEKRPSSKPREEKHDAKKPVKQTIQKPTPHKTDESSSVKGKTRTKASTKSEGSRNAVGNS from the coding sequence ATGGCTGAGGCGGCTGAGACCAGCGGTGAAACCCAAGACAATGAAGTTAAAACGCAGAAGCCCATGGAAAACGCCCCCGAGAGACCAGTGAGGCGCAATCCGTGCTCCGTGCTCAAAGTGTCCCTGCTCTTGCTACGGGCCATTGGTGCGCACAAAGGGCTGACTCTGGCGTCTCTCAAGAAGGAGCTTGGAAACGCTGGCTATGAAATGTGCAGGAACAGTGGCCGTCACTGGGGCGATACCCCCAGGCCTGAGGTGAAGGGCACCCTGCTTCGGGTCAGCGGCAGCGATGCCGCTGGCTGCTTCAAGGTGTGGAAGATTCCAAAGCCGAAAACAAAGTTGGGACGCCCGAGGGTGGGGAAGGGTGTCCGCTCTCCAAGAAGGATCCCACCAGGGCGCCGGAGCCCACGGAAGCACCACGTGCGACGCAGGAAAGCCGAGAAGGCCAGAGACACATGGAGTGGGAAGGCGAGAGTAAACgccagggtgaggagggtgaggcCAAGAGCCAAGAACCAGGTGCCTGTTGGAGCCGAGGGGGGAGCGAGGACCAAGGTGGTGGACGACAGGAGAGGACGGACCACGAAAGAAGACTCCAAACCTAAgtcaggagaggagaagagaccAAGCTCAAAGCCCAGGGAGGAGAAGCATGATGCCAAGAAGCCAGTAAAACAGACCATCCAGAAGCCAACCCCGCATAAAACCGACGAGAGTTCTAGTGTTAAGGGGAAAACTCGCACAAAAGCTTCCACTAAATCTGAAGGTTCTCGAAATGCAGTTGGGAATTCATAG